Proteins co-encoded in one Lacerta agilis isolate rLacAgi1 chromosome 6, rLacAgi1.pri, whole genome shotgun sequence genomic window:
- the TAF11 gene encoding transcription initiation factor TFIID subunit 11, giving the protein METETGGGGRLSDDVTRARQILLLGTMAEAAESRTEDAVLPPAVSSPSSAEESSILAAELAEGQEKDPVEVKEEAQVGEIKTELGETEESTSQPCAAKKIKIEIKEKKEKKHKVDEDEIQKMQILVSSFSEEQLNRYEMYRRSAFPKAAIKRLIQSITGTSVSQNVVIAMSGISKVFVGEVVEEALDVCEKWGESPPLQPKHMREAVRRLKSRGQIPNSKYKKIIFH; this is encoded by the exons ATGGAAACAGAGACCGGCGGTGGAGGACGCCTCTCCGATGACGTCACCAGAGCGCGACAGATCCTCCTCCTGGGAACAATGGCTGAAGCTGCAGAATCTCGTACGGAGGATGCTGTTCTTCCGCCCGCTGTATCTTCTCCATCTTCCGCGGAGGAGTCCTCTATCCTCGCCGCGGAATTAGCCGAGGGGCAAGAGAAGGACCCTGTGGAGGTGAAGGAGGAGGCGCAGGTTGGAGAG ATTAAAACCGAGTTGGGAGAAACAGAGGAGTCTACTTCACAGCCTTGTGCagccaagaaaataaaaatagagataaaggagaaaaaagagaaaaaacataaAGTAGATGAAGATGAGATTCAAAAAATGCA AATTCTTGTTTCCTCTTTCTCTGAAGAACAACTAAATCGTTACGAGATGTATCGCCGATCAGCTTTTCCTAAGGCTGCTATTAAACGG CTGATCCAGTCAATTACTGGAACCTCTGTCTCTCAGAATGTAGTTATCGCCATGTCAGGAATTTCCAAAGTCTTTGTTGGAGAGGTAGTAGAAGAAG CACTAGATGTATGTGAAAAGTGGGGAGAATCACCCCCTCTGCAGCCCAAACACATGCGTGAAGCAGTCAGACGATTGAAGTCACGAGGGCAGATCCCAaattcaaaatacaaaaaaattatttttcactGA